A region from the Vulpes lagopus strain Blue_001 chromosome 5, ASM1834538v1, whole genome shotgun sequence genome encodes:
- the MARS1 gene encoding methionine--tRNA ligase, cytoplasmic translates to MRLFVSEGAPGSLPVLAAAGRAQGRAELLVSTIGPEECVVPFLTRPKVPVLQLDSGNYLFSTSAICRYFFLLSGWEQDDLTNQWLEWEATELQPALSAALYYLVVQGKKGEDVLDPVRRALTHIDHSLSRRSCPFLAGDTESLADIVLWGALYPLLQDPAYLPEELGALHSWFQTLSSQEPCQRAVETVLKQHGVLALRPYLQKQPQPGSFEGRAVSNEPEEEELATLSEEEIAMAVTAWEKGLGSLPPLRPQQNPVLPVAGERNVLITSALPYVNNVPHLGNIIGCVLSADVFARYSRLRQWNTLYLCGTDEYGTATETKAMEEGLTPQEICDKYHAIHADIYRWFNISFDIFGRTTTPQQTKITQDIFQRLLTRGFVLQDTVEQLRCERCARFLADRFVEGVCPFCGYEEARGDQCDKCGKLINAIELKKPQCKVCRSCPVVKSSQHLFLDLPKLEKRLEEWLGKTLPGSDWTPNARFIIRSWLRDGLKPRCITRDLKWGTPVPLEGFENKVFYVWFDATIGYLSITANYTDQWERWWKNPEQVNLYQFMAKDNVPFHGLVFPCSALGAEDNYTLVSHLIATEYLNYEDGKFSKSRGVGVFGDMAQDTGIPADIWRFYLLYIRPEGQDSAFSWTDMLLKNNSELLNNLGNFINRAGMFVSKFFGGYVPEMVLTSDDRRLLAHVTLELQHYHQLLEKVRIREALRSILTISRHGNQYIQVNEPWKRIKGSEADRQRAGTVTGLAVNIAALLSVMLQPYMPTVSATIQAQLQVPPPACSILLTNFLCTLPAGHQIGTVSPLFQKLENDQIESLRQRFGGGQAKTPPTPAESMATAAPQQIQVLMDEVTKQGNIVRELKAQKADKNQVAAEVAKLLDLKKQLALAEGKPLETPKGKKKK, encoded by the exons ATGAGACTGTTCGTGAGCGAGGGCGCCCCGGGGAGCCTCCCGGTGCTGGCCGCGgcgggcagggcccagggcagagcgGAGCTGCTTGTCAGCACCATAGGCCCCGAAG AGTGTGTGGTCCCCTTCCTGACCCGGCCCAAGGTCCCCGTCTTGCAGCTGGATAGTGGCAACTACCTCTTCTCCACTAGTGCAATCTGCCG GTACTTCTTTCTGTTATCTGGCTGGGAACAAGATGATCTCACCAACCAGTGGCTGGAATGGGAAGCTACGGAGCTGCAG CCAGCTTTGTCTGCTGCCCTGTACTATTTAGTGGTCCAAGGCAAGAAGGGGGAAGATGTTCTTGACCCAGTCCGGAGAGCCCTCACTCACATTGACCACAGTTTGAGTCGTCGGAGCTGTCCTTTCCTGGCTGGG GACACAGAATCCCTGGCTGACATTGTTTTGTGGGGAGCACTCTACCCGTTACTTCAAGACCCCGCCTACCTCCCTG AGGAGTTGGGTGCCCTGCACAGCTGGTTTCAGACCCTGAGTTCTCAGGAGCCATGTCAGAGAGCTGTAGAGACTGTGCTGAAGCAGCACGGTGTCCTGGCCCTCCGGCCCTACCTCCAAAAGcagccccagcctggctcctTTGAGGGGAGGGCTGTCAGCAATGAGCCTGAG GAGGAGGAGTTGGCGACTCTATCTGAGGAGGAGATTGCCATGGCTGTAACTGCTTGGGAGAAGGGCCTGGGAAGCCTGCCCCCACTTCGGCCACAGCAGAATCCTGT GCTGCCTGTGGCTGGGGAAAGGAATGTGCTCATCACCAGCGCCCTGCCTTATGTCAACAATGTCCCCCACCTTGGAAATATCATTGGTTGCGTGCTCAGTGCTGATGTCTTTGCCAG GTACTCCCGCCTCCGCCAGTGGAACACCCTCTATCTGTGTGGGACAGATGAATATGGTACAGCGACAGAGACCAAGGCTATGGAGGAGGGTCTGACGCCCCAGGAGATCTGTGACAAGTACCATGCCATCCATGCGGACATCTACCGCTGGTTTAATATCTCGTTTGATATTTTTGGTCGTACCACTACTCCACAGCAGACCAA AATCACGCAGGACATCTTCCAGCGGTTGCTGACCCGCGGTTTTGTGCTGCAAGATACTGTGGAGCAGCTGCGGTGTGAACGGTGCGCCCGTTTCCTGGCTGACCGCTTTGTGGAGGGTGTGTGCCCCTTCTGTGGCTATGAGGAAGCCCGAGGTGACCAGTGTGACAAGTGTGGCAAGCTCATCAATGCCATTGAGCTCAAG AAGCCTCAGTGTAAAGTGTGCCGGTCGTGCCCTGTGGTGAAATCCTCTCAGCACCTGTTCCTGGACCTACCTAAG CTGGAAAAACGACTAGAGGAATGGTTGGGGAAGACATTGCCTGGCAGTGACTGGACACCCAATGCCCGGTTCATCATTCGTTCTTGGCTTCGAGATGGCCTCAAGCCACGCTGCATAACTCGAGATCTCAAATGGGGAACCCCTGTACCCTTAGAAGGCTTTGAGAACAAG GTATTCTATGTCTGGTTTGATGCTACTATTGGCTACCTGTCCATCACAGCCAACTACACAGACCAGTGGGAGAGATGGTGGAAAAACCCAGAACAA GTGAACCTGTATCAGTTCATGGCCAAAGACAATGTTCCCTTCCACGGCTTAGTTTTCCCTTGTTCAGCTTTAGGAGCTGAGGACAACTATACCTTGGTCAGCCATCTCATTGCTACAG AGTATCTGAATTATGAGGATGGGAAATTCTCAAAGAGCCGGGGTGTGGGAGTGTTCGGTGACATGGCTCAGGACACGGGGATCCCTGCTGACATCTGGCGCTTCTATCTGCTATACATTCGGCCAGAGGGCCAGGACAGTGCCTTCTCCTGGACAGACATGTTGCTCAAGAATAATTCTGAACTGCTTAACAACCTGGGCAACTTTATCAACAG AGCTGGGATGTTTGTGTCCAAGTTTTTTGGGGGTTATGTGCCTGAGATGGTGCTTACCTCTGATGATCGGCGCCTGCTGGCGCATGTCACCTTGGAACTCCAGCACTATCACCAGCTGCTGGAGAAGGTTCG GATCCGGGAGGCCTTACGCAGTATCCTCACCATCTCTCGCCATGGCAACCAGTACATTCAGGTGAATGAGCCTTGGAAGCGGATTAAAGGCAGCGAGGCTGACAG gcaGCGGGCAGGGACAGTGACAGGCCTGGCAGTGAATATAGCTGCCTTGCTGTCCGTCATGCTCCAGCCGTACATGCCCACGGTTAGCGCCACCATCCAGGCCCAGCTGCAGGTCCCACCTCCAGCTTGCAGCATCCTACTCACAAACTTCCTGTGTACCTTGCCAGCAGGACACCAGATTGGCACA GTCAGCCCCTTATTCCAAAAATTGGAAAATGACCAGATCGAAAGTTTGAGGCAGCGTTTTGGTGGGGGCCAG GCAAAGACACCCCCCACACCAGCAGAGTCTATGGCCACAGCTGCCCCACAGCAGATACAAGTGCTGATGGATGAAGTGACAAAACAG GGCAACATTGTCCGAGAACTGAAAGCACAAAAGGCGGACAAGAACCAGGTTGCCGCGGAGGTGGCTAAGCTCTTGGATCTGAAGAAACAGCTGGCTTTAGCTGAGGGGAAACCCCTGGAAACCCCtaaaggcaagaagaaaaagtga
- the DDIT3 gene encoding DNA damage-inducible transcript 3 protein, with protein MAAESLPFSFGALSSWELEAWYEDLQEVLSSDENGGTCVSPPGNKEEESKTFTTLDPASLAWLTEEPGPAEVTNTSQSPHSPDSSQSSLAQEEEEEDQKRPRKRKQSGQSPAGAGKQRMKEKEQENERKVAQLAEENERLKQEIERLTREVEATRRALIDRMVNLHQA; from the exons ATGGCAGCTGAGTCACTGCCTTTTTCCTTCGGGGCGCTGTCCAGCTGGGAGCTGGAAGCCTGGTATGAGGACCTGCAGGAGGTACTGTCCTCAGATGAAAATGGGGGTACCTGTGTTTCACCCCCTGGAAACAAGGAG GAAGAATCAAAAACCTTCACCACTCTCGACCCTGCCTCTCTGGCTTGGCTGACTGAGGAGCCAGGACCAGCAGAGGTCACGAACACCTCCCAGAGCCCTCACTCTCCAGATTCCAGTCAGAGCTCCCTGGCtcaagaggaggaagaggaagaccaAAAAAGACCTAGGAAACGGAAACAGAGTGGCCAGTCCCCAGCTGGGGCTGGAAAGCAACGcatgaaggagaaagaacaagagaacgAGAGGAAAGTGGCACAGCTAGCCGAAGAGAATGAACGGCTCAAGCAGGAAATCGAGCGCCTGACCAGGGAAGTAGAGGCGACTCGCCGGGCTCTGATTGACCGAATGGTTAATCTGCACCAAGCATGA